In Bacteroides coprosuis DSM 18011, the following are encoded in one genomic region:
- a CDS encoding 2-succinyl-5-enolpyruvyl-6-hydroxy-3-cyclohexene -1-carboxylatesynthase (COGs: COG1165 2-succinyl-6-hydroxy-2 4-cyclohexadiene-1-carboxylate synthase~HAMAP: Menaquinone biosynthesis protein MenD~InterPro IPR004433:IPR012001~KEGG: pdi:BDI_1136 2-oxoglutarate decarboxylase and 2-succinyl-6-hydroxy-2,4-cyclohexadiene-1-carboxylate synthase~PFAM: Thiamine pyrophosphate enzyme, N-terminal TPP-binding domain~PRIAM:2-succinyl-5-enolpyruvyl-6-hydroxy-3-cyclohex ene-1-carboxylic-acidsynthase~SPTR:2-succinyl-5-enolpyruvyl-6-hydroxy-3-cyclohexe ne-1-carboxylatesynthase;~TIGRFAM: Menaquinone biosynthesis protein MenD~IMG reference gene:2504107131~PFAM: Thiamine pyrophosphate enzyme, N-terminal TPP binding domain; Thiamine pyrophosphate enzyme, C-terminal TPP binding domain~TIGRFAM: 2-succinyl-5-enolpyruvyl-6-hydroxy-3-cyclohexene-1-carboxylic-acid synthase) codes for MYSDKKNIQELVALLEAHKVRKIVLCPGSRNAPIVQTIVNHSYFSCTSVTDERSAAYIALGLALNGGEPVAVCCTSGTALLNMHPAVAEAYYQQVPLVVISADRPEAWIGQMDGQTIPQPNAFGKLVKSSVNLPEVKSDEDKWYCNRLINEALLELYHHGRGPVHINVPISEPLFNFNTTELPSVRVITRYEGLNMYNREYDDLIEKLNGYSKRMMIAGQQMMIYMFEKRTGKALQRNFVWLSEYLSNKTTPGQSITNFDALLYTLEEKELPRYQPELIITYGGHVVSKRLKNFLRKYPPKEHWHVSADGEVVDLFGSLTTIIEISPFEFLDRIAPYLLDVKPDYTQLWESKSKTIKEPELTYSSCGVIGQLMKTMSTPSVLHLANSSAVRYAQLFKLLPDVDLCCNRGTNGIEGSLSTAIGYSLASDKLNYVVIGDLSFFYDMNAIWSANYGSNLRILLLNNGGGEIFKALRMNLTGKSEKYVRATHATKAEGWAKERGFEYLSAQNQEELDQVLSAFNDPNINQTKPMFLEVFTDTDKDVADYISYYHSLKNK; via the coding sequence ATGTATTCAGATAAAAAAAATATTCAAGAATTAGTAGCTCTACTTGAGGCTCATAAAGTGCGAAAGATAGTACTGTGTCCAGGAAGTAGAAATGCACCTATTGTGCAGACGATAGTGAATCATTCGTATTTTAGTTGTACTTCTGTTACAGATGAGCGTAGTGCTGCATATATTGCTTTAGGACTGGCTTTGAATGGAGGAGAACCTGTGGCTGTATGTTGTACCTCGGGAACAGCATTGCTTAATATGCACCCAGCTGTAGCTGAGGCTTATTATCAGCAGGTACCTCTAGTTGTAATTTCAGCCGACCGACCAGAAGCTTGGATTGGACAGATGGATGGACAAACGATTCCTCAGCCCAATGCTTTTGGTAAATTAGTGAAATCATCTGTCAATCTCCCTGAGGTAAAAAGTGATGAGGATAAGTGGTATTGCAATCGCTTAATTAATGAAGCTCTGCTCGAACTTTATCATCATGGGAGAGGTCCAGTACATATCAATGTACCTATCTCAGAACCACTCTTTAATTTTAATACTACAGAATTACCTTCAGTTCGAGTGATAACTCGCTATGAGGGGCTGAATATGTACAATAGAGAGTATGATGATTTAATAGAAAAACTCAATGGATACTCCAAACGTATGATGATTGCTGGTCAGCAAATGATGATTTATATGTTTGAAAAACGTACAGGGAAAGCTTTACAAAGAAACTTTGTGTGGCTATCAGAGTATTTAAGCAATAAAACAACACCAGGTCAATCTATTACTAATTTTGATGCCTTACTCTATACCTTAGAAGAGAAAGAACTACCTAGGTATCAACCCGAATTGATCATTACATACGGTGGGCATGTGGTCTCAAAGCGATTGAAGAACTTCTTGCGAAAATATCCGCCTAAGGAACATTGGCATGTATCAGCAGATGGAGAGGTAGTCGATTTATTTGGTAGTCTAACTACGATAATCGAAATCAGTCCATTTGAGTTCTTAGATCGTATCGCACCTTATTTATTAGATGTGAAGCCAGATTATACACAACTTTGGGAGAGTAAATCGAAAACAATAAAAGAACCTGAGCTTACTTACTCTAGTTGTGGAGTGATTGGTCAGCTAATGAAAACGATGAGTACGCCTTCCGTTTTGCATCTAGCAAATAGTTCGGCTGTGCGCTATGCTCAACTTTTTAAACTTCTACCCGATGTGGATTTATGTTGTAATAGGGGTACAAACGGAATAGAAGGTTCACTTTCTACAGCAATAGGTTATTCACTAGCTTCGGATAAACTCAACTATGTAGTAATTGGCGATTTGAGTTTCTTCTATGATATGAATGCGATCTGGAGTGCAAATTATGGCTCTAATCTTCGTATCCTATTACTGAATAATGGAGGAGGAGAAATATTTAAAGCTCTGCGCATGAACCTAACAGGAAAATCGGAGAAGTATGTTAGAGCTACTCATGCCACGAAAGCAGAAGGTTGGGCCAAAGAAAGAGGATTTGAATATCTATCGGCCCAGAATCAAGAAGAGCTGGATCAGGTTTTATCCGCTTTCAATGATCCGAATATCAATCAAACAAAACCTATGTTTTTAGAAGTATTTACAGATACCGATAAAGACGTAGCCGATTATATATCATATTATCATTCATTAAAAAACAAATAG
- a CDS encoding naphthoate synthase (COGs: COG0447 Dihydroxynaphthoic acid synthase~InterPro IPR010198:IPR001753~KEGG: bth:BT_4702 naphthoate synthase~PFAM: Crotonase, core~PRIAM: Naphthoate synthase~SPTR: Naphthoate synthase;~TIGRFAM: Naphthoate synthase~IMG reference gene:2504107132~PFAM: Enoyl-CoA hydratase/isomerase family~TIGRFAM: naphthoate synthase (dihydroxynaphthoic acid synthetase)), translating to MSTKREWKTIKEYEDILFEFYNGIARITINRERYRNAFTPQTTWEMSDAMRICREEQAINVIVFTGAGDKAFCSGGDQNVKGRGGYIGKDGVPRLSVLDVQKQIRSIPKPVIAAVNGYAIGGGHVLHVVCDLSIASENARFGQTGPRVGSFDAGFGASYLARVVGQKKTREIWFLCRQYDAQQALDMGLVNTVVPLEQLEDEYVKWAEEMMLLSPLALRMIKAGLNAELDGQSGIQELAGDATLLYYLTDEAQEGKNAFLEKRKPNFDQYPKFP from the coding sequence ATGTCTACTAAAAGAGAATGGAAAACTATTAAGGAATACGAAGATATTCTTTTTGAATTTTACAATGGGATTGCTCGAATAACTATAAATAGAGAACGTTACCGTAATGCATTTACTCCACAAACCACATGGGAGATGAGTGATGCCATGCGCATTTGTCGTGAAGAACAAGCTATCAATGTGATTGTATTTACTGGTGCTGGTGATAAAGCATTTTGCTCGGGTGGAGATCAAAATGTAAAAGGTAGAGGGGGATACATTGGAAAAGATGGCGTACCTCGTTTGAGTGTACTTGATGTGCAAAAGCAAATTCGTTCTATTCCTAAACCTGTAATAGCTGCTGTAAACGGGTATGCTATAGGGGGTGGTCATGTATTGCACGTAGTATGCGATTTATCTATTGCTTCAGAAAATGCTCGATTTGGACAAACGGGTCCTCGTGTAGGTAGCTTTGATGCTGGTTTTGGAGCTTCTTACTTAGCTAGAGTAGTGGGTCAGAAGAAAACACGTGAAATTTGGTTCTTATGTCGCCAATACGATGCACAACAAGCACTAGATATGGGTTTGGTAAATACAGTAGTACCTTTAGAACAGCTAGAAGATGAGTATGTAAAATGGGCAGAAGAAATGATGCTACTTAGTCCGCTTGCTCTTCGTATGATCAAAGCGGGATTGAATGCAGAACTAGATGGTCAATCGGGTATTCAAGAATTGGCAGGAGATGCTACATTACTCTATTATTTAACAGACGAAGCACAAGAAGGAAAGAATGCTTTCTTAGAAAAACGTAAACCAAACTTTGATCAATATCCTAAATTTCCCTAA
- a CDS encoding Mandelate racemase/muconate lactonizing protein (COGs: COG4948 L-alanine-DL-glutamate epimerase~InterPro IPR013342~KEGG: bfs:BF1304 putative muconate cycloisomerase~PFAM: Mandelate racemase/muconate lactonizing enzyme, C-terminal~SMART: Mandelate racemase/muconate lactonizing enzyme, C-terminal~SPTR: O-succinylbenzoic acid (OSB) synthetase;~IMG reference gene:2504107133~PFAM: Mandelate racemase / muconate lactonizing enzyme, C-terminal domain~TIGRFAM: o-succinylbenzoate synthase): MSIKIKILPRLLHFKQPAGTSRGVYTIRKVWYILLSNAANPELYGYGECAPLPDLSCDALPDYEDKLRLFAQKFTERNNFDWEELRNYPSMLFGFETALQHYQRQSLQLWDTPFARGEEGIPINGLIWMGSYEKMYQQIQKKIRKGFRLIKLKIGAIDFEEELRLLTYIREHFSKEQMELRVDANGAFSTTDALSKLERLAQLEIHSIEQPIKAGQWKEMARLTAQTPLPIALDEELIGINTLDEKKALLDMIRPQYIILKPSLHGGIVGCEEWIKEAEARNIGWWITSALESNIGLNAIAQWTATLHPTLPQGLGTGMLFEDNIEIPLEIREDQLWFNPNKPDTICIDS; the protein is encoded by the coding sequence ATGTCTATAAAAATTAAAATACTACCTCGGTTGCTCCATTTTAAGCAACCCGCAGGTACATCAAGAGGAGTATATACTATACGGAAAGTGTGGTATATACTCCTTTCCAATGCAGCCAATCCGGAGTTGTATGGTTATGGAGAGTGTGCACCCTTGCCCGATCTAAGTTGTGATGCCCTGCCCGATTACGAAGATAAATTGAGATTATTTGCTCAAAAATTTACAGAAAGAAATAATTTTGATTGGGAAGAGTTGAGAAATTATCCTTCTATGTTGTTTGGTTTCGAAACTGCTTTACAACATTATCAAAGGCAGTCTTTGCAACTGTGGGATACACCCTTTGCTCGAGGTGAAGAAGGTATTCCTATAAATGGATTGATCTGGATGGGCTCTTATGAAAAGATGTATCAACAAATTCAGAAGAAAATAAGGAAGGGTTTTCGCTTGATCAAACTAAAGATTGGTGCAATAGACTTTGAGGAGGAGTTGCGATTACTAACTTATATTCGTGAACATTTCTCTAAGGAACAAATGGAACTGCGAGTAGATGCTAATGGAGCTTTTAGTACTACTGATGCTCTTTCAAAATTAGAAAGATTGGCTCAGCTAGAGATACATTCTATTGAGCAACCCATAAAAGCAGGTCAGTGGAAAGAAATGGCTAGGCTAACTGCTCAAACTCCTTTACCGATTGCTTTGGACGAAGAATTGATAGGAATAAATACCTTAGACGAGAAAAAAGCTCTTCTAGATATGATTCGGCCTCAATATATTATCTTAAAACCTTCATTGCATGGAGGTATAGTAGGTTGTGAGGAGTGGATTAAGGAAGCTGAAGCTCGAAATATAGGTTGGTGGATCACCTCTGCCTTAGAATCAAATATAGGATTAAATGCTATTGCTCAGTGGACAGCAACACTTCATCCTACACTACCTCAAGGCTTAGGCACCGGTATGCTATTTGAAGATAATATTGAGATTCCCCTCGAAATACGTGAAGATCAGCTTTGGTTTAATCCCAATAAACCTGATACAATTTGCATAGACTCATGA
- a CDS encoding AMP-dependent synthetase and ligase (COGs: COG0318 Acyl-CoA synthetase (AMP-forming)/AMP-acid ligase II~InterPro IPR000873~KEGG: bfr:BF1321 O-succinylbenzoic acid-CoA ligase~PFAM: AMP-dependent synthetase/ligase~SPTR: O-succinylbenzoic acid-CoA ligase;~IMG reference gene:2504107134~PFAM: AMP-binding enzyme) has protein sequence MNQGIRLNGTFYRSTQLDDFIHTAISKEDKIFYKEVVGFLQEWFDKSDVVWVHTSGSTGTPKQLLVKKEHMRNSARATCDFMKLKADDEILLCMPVKYIAGKMMLVRAAVANLSVWVVTPSGRPLKSFSKVVDFAAMVPLQIFNTLQVESEKIRLQRIKHLLIGGGSIDEAMATELLQFPHGVYSSYGMTETVSHIAIRELSGVEASEWYYPFPSVKLSQTNQGALIIDAPLVSDSQLITNDVIEFNSDGGFRILGRLDNIINTGGVKIQAEKVEQKIENLIDCPYVVTSRRDAKLGEAVTLLIESNLCDVSQLKEALKERLTSYELPKDIFLVETLPLTDTQKIKRVDCKQLADQLYQQHKTI, from the coding sequence ATGAATCAAGGAATCCGTCTGAATGGTACTTTCTACCGTTCCACCCAATTAGATGATTTTATACATACGGCTATAAGTAAGGAGGACAAGATATTCTATAAAGAAGTTGTAGGCTTCCTTCAAGAATGGTTTGACAAGAGTGATGTTGTTTGGGTTCATACTTCGGGTTCAACAGGAACACCTAAGCAGTTGCTAGTCAAGAAAGAGCATATGAGAAATAGTGCTCGGGCAACTTGTGATTTTATGAAGTTAAAGGCAGATGATGAAATACTACTTTGTATGCCTGTCAAATACATTGCAGGTAAGATGATGTTGGTTCGGGCTGCTGTAGCCAATTTGTCTGTATGGGTTGTAACTCCTTCGGGAAGACCTTTAAAGTCTTTTAGTAAGGTGGTAGACTTTGCCGCTATGGTTCCTCTACAAATATTTAACACCTTACAAGTTGAATCTGAGAAGATTAGACTACAAAGAATAAAGCATCTTTTAATAGGAGGAGGTTCAATTGATGAAGCTATGGCAACAGAGCTACTTCAGTTTCCCCATGGGGTTTATTCTAGTTATGGCATGACAGAAACTGTTTCTCATATTGCCATCAGAGAGCTAAGTGGAGTAGAAGCTTCAGAGTGGTATTATCCATTTCCTTCCGTAAAGCTATCTCAAACAAATCAAGGCGCTTTAATTATTGATGCACCTTTGGTCTCTGATAGCCAGTTGATAACTAATGATGTGATAGAATTTAACTCAGATGGAGGCTTCAGAATACTAGGAAGATTGGATAATATTATAAATACGGGCGGTGTAAAGATTCAGGCAGAGAAAGTAGAACAAAAAATAGAAAACTTAATAGACTGTCCATACGTTGTAACAAGTAGGAGAGATGCTAAATTGGGAGAGGCGGTAACGTTACTGATTGAGTCGAATTTATGCGATGTATCACAGTTAAAAGAAGCATTAAAAGAACGCTTAACCTCTTACGAACTGCCTAAAGATATCTTTTTAGTGGAGACACTTCCGCTGACAGATACTCAGAAGATAAAGCGGGTAGATTGTAAACAATTAGCAGATCAACTGTACCAACAACACAAAACAATTTAA
- a CDS encoding Threonyl/alanyl tRNA synthetase SAD (COGs: COG0013 Alanyl-tRNA synthetase~InterPro IPR012947~KEGG: bfr:BF2624 alanyl-tRNA synthetase~PFAM: Threonyl/alanyl tRNA synthetase, SAD~SMART: Threonyl/alanyl tRNA synthetase, SAD~SPTR: Putative alanyl-tRNA synthetase;~IMG reference gene:2504107135~PFAM: Threonyl and Alanyl tRNA synthetase second additional domain) has protein sequence MTKEPILNDHNKEEYPPMHTAEHLLNATMVKKFGCSRSRNAHIERKKSKCDYELPLAPTEEQIKEIEQEVNQAIQQNLPVTACFMTQEEAKGLVDLSKLPEDATQTLRIVQIGDYDVCACIGSHVENTSEIGRFMISSHSYTDGKLRLRFKLK, from the coding sequence ATGACAAAGGAACCAATATTAAACGATCATAATAAAGAGGAATATCCTCCTATGCATACAGCAGAACATCTGCTAAATGCTACAATGGTGAAAAAGTTTGGATGTTCCCGTTCAAGGAATGCTCATATTGAGCGGAAAAAGAGCAAATGTGATTATGAGTTACCTTTAGCTCCAACAGAGGAGCAGATTAAAGAGATAGAACAAGAAGTGAATCAAGCGATACAGCAGAATCTACCTGTTACAGCTTGTTTTATGACTCAGGAAGAGGCAAAAGGGTTGGTTGATTTAAGCAAACTTCCCGAAGACGCCACCCAAACTCTACGAATTGTCCAAATAGGTGATTATGATGTTTGTGCATGCATTGGTAGTCATGTGGAAAATACGTCAGAAATTGGGCGATTTATGATATCTTCTCATTCCTATACCGATGGAAAACTACGATTACGATTTAAACTAAAATAA
- a CDS encoding hypothetical protein (KEGG: gym:GYMC10_1055 hypothetical protein~SPTR: Putative uncharacterized protein;~IMG reference gene:2504107136): MKKRILIALSILVVLGLFVSCWNTKKKTNEEGAKDSSLVDIEQPITPNVSQKLSSVVSDELLLDAPTTARYVLSTSAQLAENKLVKFDFNKDGKEEVIVLGRDHPNGVRVLATRKGIGQNLINDITEGSFFDSYGELKSQYAIQVTVVDVNGDNQSEVVVSIGKSGERVDSFFYLIKDTDKGSFNYIGSIKGKNRAELTPTHKIELVNLENQSVTYEIYNNELALVK; the protein is encoded by the coding sequence ATGAAAAAACGTATTCTTATTGCCTTATCTATTTTAGTAGTGCTAGGATTATTTGTCTCTTGTTGGAATACTAAAAAGAAAACGAATGAAGAAGGTGCTAAAGACTCTTCTTTGGTCGATATAGAACAACCTATTACTCCCAATGTCAGTCAGAAGCTATCATCTGTAGTATCTGATGAGTTGCTATTAGATGCTCCTACAACAGCTAGATATGTATTGAGTACCTCAGCACAGCTTGCAGAAAACAAACTTGTGAAGTTCGATTTTAATAAGGATGGAAAAGAAGAAGTAATAGTTCTAGGTAGAGACCATCCTAATGGTGTTCGTGTATTGGCTACTCGTAAAGGTATTGGTCAAAACTTGATCAATGATATAACCGAGGGTTCTTTTTTTGATTCTTACGGTGAATTAAAAAGTCAGTATGCTATTCAGGTAACCGTTGTCGATGTAAATGGAGATAATCAGAGTGAAGTTGTTGTTTCTATCGGTAAATCTGGTGAACGAGTAGATAGTTTCTTCTATCTTATAAAAGATACTGATAAAGGAAGCTTTAACTATATCGGTTCAATAAAGGGAAAAAATAGAGCTGAATTAACGCCTACTCATAAAATAGAATTAGTGAATCTAGAGAATCAATCGGTGACCTATGAAATTTATAATAATGAATTAGCCCTTGTCAAATAA
- a CDS encoding major facilitator superfamily MFS_1 (InterPro IPR011701~KEGG: bth:BT_0699 putative sugar transporter~PFAM: Major facilitator superfamily MFS-1~SPTR: Putative sugar transporter;~IMG reference gene:2504107137~PFAM: Major Facilitator Superfamily), giving the protein MSLSTSNLNSKLLTASFIKVCSANFLLFFALYMVLPITPFEVESSLEGYSSWYIYLLFVVGLLIGGPFHNYLIENFNRKKICSLAYLGVISPALLFLFTTNTLLLFLGVLVQGVCFGLATAASITIAIDVTSPRKRGKGNIIYAWAGRSGMVLAVPISIYLQLSYGYEMTVYVSMASGILALLLTRLTHHPFRAPNEVSKLSLDRFILPQGWRLILMMVALAFIPGSMFPHFMENLQIKSFYIVSDSWVFILLPFVVFILSAILSRLEIDALLHNKGIGFLLSRVPIILIAIYVFSNFYLELSHWSILIAALMITSFLAAILTSIMPHRVYPKMNKWVLESQYRLEVTSPIFSGLLCMLLALFLEQDLHISDSKSYILITQLLLFGLARVSSPIFLLLILSSKHCERGTANTSHHLAWEVGLILGAVTPLVFNLTLYQVTLINTGLVALALVIYLYVHYKLHKLTSHKHTA; this is encoded by the coding sequence ATGTCACTATCAACTAGTAATTTAAATTCTAAACTATTGACTGCAAGCTTCATCAAGGTATGCAGTGCCAACTTCCTCTTATTTTTTGCTCTGTATATGGTACTTCCCATTACACCTTTTGAAGTAGAGTCATCACTAGAAGGATATAGCAGTTGGTATATATACTTATTGTTCGTAGTAGGACTTCTCATCGGTGGTCCCTTTCACAATTATCTCATAGAGAATTTTAATCGCAAGAAGATATGTAGCCTAGCTTATTTGGGCGTAATTAGCCCTGCTCTACTCTTCCTGTTTACAACTAATACCCTACTCCTCTTTCTGGGTGTTTTAGTACAAGGGGTTTGTTTCGGACTAGCAACTGCAGCAAGTATCACCATAGCCATAGATGTAACCTCTCCACGCAAAAGAGGAAAAGGGAATATTATCTATGCTTGGGCAGGCAGATCTGGTATGGTATTAGCTGTGCCTATTAGCATTTATCTACAGCTCTCCTATGGATATGAAATGACTGTATATGTCAGTATGGCTAGTGGCATATTAGCATTACTACTTACTCGGTTAACTCACCATCCTTTCCGAGCGCCAAATGAAGTTAGTAAACTTAGTTTAGACCGGTTTATCTTGCCACAAGGCTGGAGATTAATATTAATGATGGTTGCTTTGGCTTTTATTCCAGGCTCAATGTTTCCTCACTTTATGGAGAACCTCCAGATAAAATCATTCTATATTGTTTCTGATAGTTGGGTGTTTATTTTATTGCCCTTTGTAGTCTTTATTCTTTCTGCTATACTATCTAGATTGGAAATTGATGCGTTATTACATAATAAGGGGATAGGTTTTTTACTATCTAGAGTACCTATTATCTTGATTGCAATCTATGTGTTTTCCAACTTTTACTTAGAACTATCACATTGGAGCATACTGATAGCGGCACTTATGATAACTAGCTTTTTGGCAGCTATCTTAACCTCAATCATGCCTCATCGGGTCTATCCAAAGATGAACAAATGGGTACTTGAGTCGCAATATAGGTTGGAGGTTACATCTCCAATATTTAGTGGATTACTCTGTATGCTATTAGCCCTCTTCTTAGAGCAAGATTTACACATAAGCGATTCTAAATCTTATATCCTAATAACTCAGTTGCTGTTATTCGGACTAGCTAGAGTTTCATCTCCTATCTTTTTATTACTCATATTAAGTTCTAAACATTGTGAAAGAGGAACTGCCAATACATCACACCATTTAGCATGGGAAGTTGGACTAATACTTGGAGCAGTGACTCCTTTAGTTTTCAACTTAACCCTCTATCAAGTAACACTGATTAATACAGGATTAGTAGCATTAGCTTTGGTGATCTATCTATATGTACATTATAAGCTTCACAAGCTCACTAGTCACAAACATACGGCATAA
- a CDS encoding 3-methyl-2-oxobutanoatehydroxymethyltransferase (COGs: COG0413 Ketopantoate hydroxymethyltransferase~HAMAP: Ketopantoate hydroxymethyltransferase~InterPro IPR003700~KEGG: bth:BT_0698 3-methyl-2-oxobutanoate hydroxymethyltransferase~PFAM: Ketopantoate hydroxymethyltransferase~PRIAM: 3-methyl-2-oxobutanoate hydroxymethyltransferase~SPTR: 3-methyl-2-oxobutanoate hydroxymethyltransferase;~TIGRFAM: Ketopantoate hydroxymethyltransferase~IMG reference gene:2504107138~PFAM: Ketopantoate hydroxymethyltransferase~TIGRFAM: 3-methyl-2-oxobutanoate hydroxymethyltransferase) produces MAGYISDNKRKVTTHHLAEMKQNGEKISMLTSYDFTTAGIVDRAGMDIILVGDSASNVMAGNSTTLPITIEEMIYHGKCVARATKRALVVLDMPFGSYQAGADTGVASAIRMMKETGVDSVKLEGGEEIIDTVRRIIGAGVPVMGHLGLMPQSINKYGTYGLRAKDNEEAEKLIKDAHLLEEAGCFALVLEKIPAELAEKVSKELSIPVIGIGAGGGVDGQVLVIQDMLGMNNDFKPKFLRRYANLEETMTNALQGYITDVKSGDFPNEGEQY; encoded by the coding sequence ATGGCTGGTTATATATCAGATAACAAAAGAAAAGTTACAACACATCATCTTGCAGAGATGAAGCAAAATGGTGAAAAGATATCAATGCTTACCTCATACGATTTTACTACTGCAGGTATTGTTGATCGCGCAGGTATGGATATTATTTTAGTAGGTGACTCTGCTTCTAATGTTATGGCAGGAAACTCCACAACACTTCCTATCACCATCGAAGAAATGATTTACCACGGTAAATGTGTAGCTAGAGCTACTAAAAGAGCTTTGGTAGTACTAGACATGCCTTTTGGTTCTTATCAAGCAGGTGCAGACACAGGAGTAGCTTCTGCCATCCGCATGATGAAAGAAACAGGTGTTGACTCTGTAAAACTAGAAGGTGGCGAAGAAATTATTGATACTGTAAGAAGGATCATTGGTGCTGGAGTACCTGTTATGGGACATTTAGGCTTAATGCCTCAGTCTATTAACAAATATGGCACTTACGGACTACGAGCTAAGGACAACGAAGAAGCTGAAAAGCTGATTAAAGATGCTCATCTATTAGAAGAAGCAGGATGTTTTGCTCTTGTTCTAGAAAAGATTCCAGCTGAACTAGCAGAAAAAGTAAGTAAAGAACTAAGCATTCCAGTAATTGGTATTGGTGCTGGAGGAGGAGTTGATGGTCAGGTTCTTGTTATACAAGATATGCTGGGTATGAATAATGACTTCAAGCCTAAATTCTTACGTCGCTATGCGAATCTGGAAGAAACAATGACGAATGCACTTCAAGGCTACATCACCGACGTAAAGTCTGGAGATTTCCCGAATGAAGGCGAACAGTACTAA